One genomic region from Bubalus kerabau isolate K-KA32 ecotype Philippines breed swamp buffalo chromosome 7, PCC_UOA_SB_1v2, whole genome shotgun sequence encodes:
- the ADH1C gene encoding alcohol dehydrogenase 1C — MSTAGKVIKCKAAVLWELKKPFSIEEVEVAPPKAHEVRIKMVATGICRSDDHVVNGSVVTRLPVVLGHEGAGIVESVGEGVTTVRPGDKVIPLFVPQCGKCNVCKHPEANLCLKHDLNEPQGTLSDGTCRFTCRGKPIHHFLGTSTFTQYTVVDEMSVAKIHEDSPLEKVCLIGCGFSTGYGSAVKIAKVTQGSTCAVFGLGGVGLSVIIGCKAAGAARIIAVDINKDKFARAKQVGATECINPQDYEKPIEEVLKEVSGGGVDFSFEVIGRLDTMMSALLCCQEAYGVSVIVGVPPYAQNIPMNPMLLLTGRTWKGAVFGGFKSKESVPKLVTDFMAKKFSLDQLITHVLPLEKINEGFDLLRSGKSVRTILTF; from the exons atgagCACAGCAGGAAAA GTAATAAAATGCAAAGCAGCTGTGCTGTGGGAGCTCAAGAAACCATTTTCCATTGAGGAGGTGGAGGTTGCACCCCCTAAGGCCCATGAAGTTCGTATTAag ATGGTGGCCACAGGAATCTGTCGCTCAGATGACCATGTGGTTAATGGATCTGTGGTCACACGTCTTCCTGTGGTCTTAGGCCATGAGGGAGCCGGCATTGTGGAGAGCGTTGGAGAAGGGGTGACTACAGTAAGACCAG GTGATAAAGTCATCCCACTCTTTGTTCCCCAGTGTGGAAAGTGCAATGTTTGTAAACACCCGGAAGCCAACCTCTGCCTGAAACACGA CCTGAATGAGCCACAGGGGACCCTTAGTGATGGTACCTGCAGGTTCACCTGCAGGGGGAAGCCCATCCACCACTTCCTCGGCACCAGCACCTTCACCCAGTACACAGTGGTGGATGAGATGTCAGTGGCCAAGATCCATGAAGACTCACCACTGGAGAAAGTCTGTCTCATTGGCTGCGGATTTTCTACTGGTTATGGGTCTGCGGTCAAAATTGCCAAG GTTACCCAGGGCTCCACCTGTGCCGTGTTTGGCCTTGGAGGAGTTGGCCTGTCTGTTATCATAGGCTGCAAAGCAGCTGGAGCAGCCAGGATCATTGCAGTGGACATCAACAAAGACAAATTTGCAAGGGCCAAACAGGTGGGTGCCACAGAGTGCATCAACCCTCAGGACTACGAGAAACCCATCGAGGAGGTGCTGAAAGAAGTGAGTGGTGGAGGTGTGGATTTTTCATTTGAAGTCATCGGTCGGCTTGACACCATG ATGTCTGCCTTGCTGTGCTGTCAAGAAGCATATGGTGTAAGCGTCATTGTAGGAGTACCTCCTTATGCCCAAAATATCCCTATGAACCCCATGTTGCTGTTGACTGGACGTACCTGGAAAGGAGCTGTGTTTGGTG GCTTcaaaagtaaagaatctgtccccAAACTTGTGACTGATTTCATGGCTAAGAAGTTTTCACTGGATCAGTTAATTACCCATGTTTTAccacttgaaaaaataaatgaaggattTGACCTGCTTCGCTCTGGAAAGAG tgTCCGTACCATCCTGACATTTTGA